The Verrucomicrobium spinosum DSM 4136 = JCM 18804 DNA segment CGGTTGGTCATCATGGACTTCTGAGGAAGTCGGGGACGCATGAGTATCGGACCGGCCTCCACACCTGAGATGCTGCATCGTGCGGTACCCAGGGTTGACTCGCTTAGGGCTCGTCTAACCCCTGGGCTGTGGTAGATATCCCCTTCGGGGATGAGCTACCAGTAACTCGCATCGAAGCGCTCGGGATGGCGCGTCCCGTGAATGAGCGTGGTTTCTCGTTTTGATCTACTCCAAAGCCTGCATGCGCTACGGAGAAGACACGAGTCCTCACCTGACTCACAAGAGCGCATCCGTAAGTAAAAGGAGCGAGGGACATTCATGTCCCGGTCCCGGCCAAACGTCCCATGAAGTCTCCTCTCTTCTCTCCGCCACCGAACCTCCCCACAACATCTTTAGGGTATTCCGAAGTGTCGGGATTGCCTCAGTCAGGGGCCGCTCGTGGCAAGCGGAGCGCTTGCCCTACAGCGCGCTGGATGCTGGGGGGGCGGCAGGGAAGCATCTCGCCAATCGCTCCGCTTACCATCGGCGGTTGTGCAAGCACAAACCGCCGCTCCTTAGCCCGCATTTCTCATGCGCGAGAAGCTTGAGCCGGGTGCAGCGGCGCATTAGTCTTTGATTACCAAGGCAAAAACCAAGGCATGCACCAGACTCAAGCAGCGACACAGTGTACACAGGCCAAGTTGGAGTTTCAAGCGCTGGGTGGCAGGCGTGTGGAGGCGGATTTCTCAGGAGGTTACCTCTCCAGTGAAGGGGGCAGCCTCCTGTTGCGCCAGATCGACCAGAAGCTGGGCCTGTGTGAGAAGCTGGCGGGTTGTTTCACGGACCGACGCGACCAGCGCTTCGTCGAACACGATCTGGCGGGCATGCTGCGTCAGCGTATTTTTTGGTCTGGCCCTGGGCTACGAAGACCTCAATGACCACGACTGTCTGCGCCGAGATCCCCTCCTGGCTGCCGCTTGCGGGCGGGCCGATGTCTTGGGGCAGGAGCGGCATCATGCGCAGGATGCAGGCTGCCCCCTGGCGGGCAAGAGCACCCTCAACCGCATGGAGCTGGGTGCCCAGGAACACGCGCTCACCAAAAAGATCCACGCTGATGCCGACAGGATCCAAGACCTGCTTTTGCAGATGGCGGTGGCGGCCATCCCACGCAAAAGCGGGGTCATTGTCCTGGACTTTGATGCCACCGACGACCTGCTTCACGGCCACCAGGAAGGCCGCTTCTATCACGGTTACTACAAAGGCTACTGTTACCTGCCCCTTTATTGCTTTTGTGGGGATGTGCCTCTGTGGTCACAGTTGCGCACCGCCGACGGGGATGCGGCAGGCGGCACCCTGGAGGCCCTCCAGAAGATCGTGAAGGCCATCCGCGGCCGGTTTGGCAGGCAGGTGGTCATCATTGTGCGTGCCGACAGCGGGTTCTGCCGCGATGAGCTCATGAGCTGGATCGAGACCCAGCCGCAGCTGTACTATGTTTTTGGACTGGCCCGCAACGTCCGCTTGCAGGAGATGCTCGCCCCCACCTTCTGGCGGACGGCCGCGAAGCTCGATGCCGAGGCGGTGCGCCTTGCAAAAGCTGCCGGAGCCAAGGCTCCGCCCGAACTGGAAGGAACCGCACGGGAGTTTGAGGAGTTGAGCTACCGCACGCTCAAGACCTGGAGCCGGGAACGGCGTGTCATCGGCAAGGCCGAAATAACCCAGGGCAAGACCAACCCCCGTTTCATTGTCACCAACATCAGTTCCAGGGAGCCATGGGCGCAGGGGGAGGAGCAGTTTGCCACGGGCAGCGGGTTGTATGAACGCTTCTATTGCGCCCGGGGCAACATGGAGAACCGCATCAAGGAACAGCAGCTGGACCTGTTTGCCGACCGCACTTCCACTGCCTGGAAGAGCAGCAACCAGTTGCGTCTGTGGTTTTCGACTTTTGCCTATTTGCTGTTGAGCCAGATGCGTGCGGTGGCCTTGCACGGCACGCCTCTGGCTACAGCCACGGTGGGCACGATCCGGCTGAAGTTGCTCAAAATCGCGGCCCTGATCACCGTGAGCGTGAGGCGCATTTATGTGCAGCTGCCAAGTGCCTGCACTCTCAAAGAAGTCTATGGTCTGGCCCAGCAAAGACTGGCTGGATGCAGCCCCTGAGACCGGGGGCTTTTCACTCAAAGGGACATCTGCAGCCCATGCAGAGGGATGCTTATGCCTTCGAACCCTGGGCAAAGAGCATCCAGGCCTCTTGAACACGCCCTGAGAGCCTTCAGTCCCCTGGCCCGACCCATTTCGCCCACCAAGTCTCCCCCCCACAGAAGGCGCACACCCAAAAACCCGCTGATCTTGGGTTGTCAAGTCAGGGGGTATGAGAAATGCGGGTTAGGGGGCTGAAAGGACCATTGGAAGTCACTCTTCAAACAAAAAGGGGCAGCCGATGCGGCTGCCCCTGGACAAATCTCAGGTCTTCTGTCTTTCGTCTTTTAGTCTTTGGTCTTCTTGTAAGGTTTGGCCTCAAGCTTCTTGGCTTCGCCTTTCAGCGGCTTCTTGAGGGTGCTGAGCCAGGCGACGATGTCGCGGGCTTCATGAGCGTTCAGGAAGACGCTCATAGGGGGCATGGCGGAGACCGGTGGGGAGGCGGTGGCGACATCGGCCTTCTTCACGCTCCAGAGGTCTGGTGCCACGAGAATCTCGTAAGCATCGGGCGTCTCGTTCTGAAGCACTCCGCCCACGCTGCCGCCGTCTTTCAGGGTCAGGAAGACCATGCCGTAGCCGGGGGCGACTTTGGCACCGGGATTCATGAGGGCTTCAAGGAAATAAAGCCGGTCATGCTTGCCGCCCACGCCTGCCAGATTCGGGCCTGCATCGCCGCCTGCATCGTGACCGCCTTCACCCGCACGGTGGCAGCGGAAGCACTGGGCGCTGCCGTGGCTGAAGAAGAGGCCGCCGCCACGCTCTGCGTTGCCGCCGTAGAGGGCGGGCATCCACTTGGCGAGGAGATCCGCCGGGTTTAGGCCGCTCTCATAGGCACTGAGCGCTGCCTTTACGGCCGGTTCACCGCGTTTGGCGGCGGCTTCGAGGATTTCGAGCTGGCTCTCCTTGTCCGATTGCGGGCTGGGGATGTCCTGCACGCCCTTGGCGATGAGCTGGGCAGCGGCCTCCCCCGGGATGGTGGCGAGCACGGTCCAGGCGGACTGGCGGCGCGTCACCGACTTGGACTTGAGCGCCTGGGTGGCACCTGCCAGGGCTTTCTCAGGGCTGGTCTTGGCCAGATCCGTGAGAGCGGCGGCGGCGACTTCATCGGCGGAGTCGGTCGAGAGCTCAACCAGGAGGGAGTCCGCATCCTTCGGCTTGCCTGCGATCCACAATTCCAGAGCCGTGGCGCGGGCGGCGGCGGGAAGGGTGCGGGTGGTGATGATACGGCGCAGGTCGGCCTCGGTGAAGGCGGAGCGGCTGAGGTGCAGATCCTCCACCAGCTTCAACGTCGGGGCGAGCAGGGTCTCTTCCGCAGCGAGGAGCGCGGGAATGCCAGCCTCGAGCACGGGAGCGACTTCTTTGGGATCGCGGGCAGGCTTGGGATCCAGGCGGCCCAGAGACTGGTCCACCGGATGGGGCTGCGGCCACTGGAGCAGGAGGCGGAGGGCTTCCTTGCGCTGGTCGAGGTCAAAGGACTTCTGAGCCGCCAGTTTGATGAGGCGGTCGGCATTCTCCTTGCCGCCAGTGCGGAAGGCTGAGTGGATCACACGCCGGGCGATCATCGGGCTCAGCTTGCGGGCCTTCGCGGCATCGGGGCCGATGTAGGCATCCAGCAGCGCGTTCAGCGCGGGGCGGGCGGCATCCACCTTTTCCTCGTGGATGGCGCGGATGGCTTCGTCAATGATGCGGGGCTCGGCATCGACCAGGAATCCGGCCAGTTCCTGACTGTGCAGGCGGCGCAGGGCGATGACGGCGGCCATGCGCACCGCGGGGGCATGGTGTGACTTCAGCGCGGCGAACTCCGCCTCACCACCGGCACCGAGCAGGCCCATGATGGCGGCGTGGCGCAGGTAGAGGTCGGCATCGCCGTTCTGCACCAGTACCTCGATCAGTGGGGCCCAGGCCTCCTTGGACTTCAAGCGGCCCAGGGAGATCGCGGCGAATCCGCGAACGCGGTTCGAGGAATCTGAAAGCAGCGGCAGGAGGCTGGCAGGAGGGGTGCCTTTGACCTCACCCAGCACGTGGGCGGCCTGGGCACGCACTTCAGCGTCCTGGTCCTTCAGCAGGGCGACCAGGGTGGTGGCTGCGGCGGCGTCGCCAGTCTTGCGGGCGCGAATGCCAAGGCCCCAAATGCCGTGCAGGCGGGTGAGGAGATGGTCCTGGTCTTGCGAGGCCTTCACCAGCAGCGGGGTGCTGCCGTCCTTGGCCGCGAGGGCAATCTGGGCGCGCAGGCGGACGCGCTGGTCAGCGTGCTGTAGCAGGCCCGCCAGTTCGTCCTGAGAGCGCTGGGTGAAGCCTTCCGCCATGAGCTTGGCGACATCCGGCGTGCGACCGGCGTTCTTCTCCGAATCTGCCGTGATGGCATAGATGCGACCGGCGTCGTGGGATTCCCAGCCGCTGATGAAGTCCGAGACGAAGAGGCGGCCATCATAGCTGTACTCCACATCCGTGGGGCAGACACCCCAGTTGAACTTGTAGGGATCTTCGAACTTCATCCCTGCGCCGTCGCGGGTGACCTTGAAGGACCAGATGCCGGAGCTGGCAGCATTCGCACGGTAGTCGCAGACGAGAAAGCGGCCTTTCTCAGATTCGAGGAAACCACTTCCAGGGTGGTAGGTGAGACCAGAGGGGCCGCTGGTGATGGCTCCCACGGGAGGCACGATGTAGGCTGGCTGGGAGGGATTGCGGGTCTCGGCCATGCGCTCTGTCATCCACGGCGAGATGGGGCGCTCGGGGAGGCCAATGTCATCGCGGAAGGTGTGGAGCGCCTGATGTTGCATGCGCCAGCCGGAGTCGGCACCTTCCATCATGTACACGACGCGGGCGGGATCGCCCTGGTCGGAGTTGTTGTCCACGCTGATGCCGTTGCCATACTCGTCGAAGGCCAGCTCCTTGGGATTGCGCAGCCCGGTGTGCACGACTTCGAAGTTGGAGCCGTCGGGCTCGAACCGGAAGATCGCTCCCTGGTCGGGTGACTTGTAGGAGACGCCTTCCTTGGTGGTGAAGCTGAAGCCTCGGTCACCCACGGTGCCGTAGATGCGGCCGTCCATACCGAGCACGAACCCGTTCAAATCGTGACCGGAGAGGGACACACGCACGCCGAAGCCGTCCTCGATGATGTCGCGCTGGTCAGCCTTGCCATCACCATCCTTGTCCAAGAGGGAGTAGATCTTGGGGATGCAGGCAAAATACACGCGCCCTTCATGGGCGAAGACGCCAGCGGCGGTGCCATCCAGCAGGTCATTGAAGCCGTCCGCATAGACCGTCATCTTGTCGGCTTTGCCGTCGCCGTTTTCGTCCACCAGCTTGCGGATGACCTCGGACTTCTCCGTCATGGATTCCAGCGGGACCTTGGCCTTCCACTTCTCGTGCATGGCGCGGCGATCCGCAGTGGTCTGGGAGGCGATGTCGTCCAGGTACCAGTAGCGGTTGTTCCGGTCATCGTGAATGCCGAAACGGAAGCGGTGGGTCTCCGCCACATAGAGCGCGCCTTTTTCGTCAAAGGCAAAGGCCGTGGGACTGGTGACTTTCTCTCCCTCATGAGTGGCAAAGATCTGGATGCTTGTGCCCTTCGGGATGCTGTTGCCCGGGATGACCGGAGTGGAGACCAGCTCGATGGCATTTTCATCAGAGCCAGCCTTCTTGGGTGACTCCACCTTGATGACGAGGTTCTTGTCAGGGGAAAAGACGAACTCGTCCGCCACGATCAGACCCCAGCCTCCGGTGGCCTGGTCCACGATGCGCAGCTGGCCTTTCCTGCCCTGCCAGGGGCTGAGATCCCACGTGACCTGACGAAGCTGCAGGCTGTTCTGGCCTGTCGCTTCTTGGACCACCTTGCCATCCACCAGAAGCTGGACGGCGGTCTTGCCAGGTTGATTGCCGCCAGCGACCAGGAAGTGCAGATGGCCGCCGGTGATCGCGATCTCAGGAGAGGTCAGGGTGCCGGTGGCGGGATCGCCTCCATGGCCGGAACAGGCAAAGGCGTGACCGGCAAAGCCAGTGACCGTGCCGTTCATGCCGGGAACTTTTCCAGCGGCAGGGCCACGGCCAAAGGCGCTGCCTTCTTCGGTCCAGGTGTCAAAGCCATCTCCTTCAAAGGAGAAGTGTGAGCCGGAAGGGGGACTGGCCGGGGCTGAGAGGAGGGAGGTGGTCGTCAGCAGGGCGCTGAGCGCGGGCAGGAGCTTGAAACGGAGGGACAAGGCGGGACGGTTGTGGGTGTGAGACAGGTACTGAAGAAACTACAGCCGAAAGGATTTCCGACGGCCGGGAAGCAGGGACTGGAGGAAACGTGAATCCAGCAGAAATCAAACGTCCGCGGAGATCAAATGTGGACTTTTCACTGCAAATTCTGAAGCGCAGAAGATGAAAATGAAGGCAAATTCAGCCAAAAGTGAGGGGCTCGCTGGCCGCGAAGGTGCGTTGGCGGGGATGGCGCCAGAAGGAGTTGCAAAGGGGAGCATGAAAGGTCTGGGACTTGCCTTCATTCCGGTGTCACGCGCTGGATTGATTGAGGCGAGATAGCTTCGGGGACAACTGGGGTGGCGGAGATGGCCTCCGGCGCGATCACCTGTGCTGGAATCTCAATCGGCAAAATCAAGTGTGTGGGCACTGGATCGGCCTGAATCGGATCGGGGAGGATTATCACTCTGGTGAGGTCAACCGACACGGCTTTCTCTGCGTTCACCGGCTGAGCTGCGATCTTTAGGGGCACCACTTCGTCGGGCGGAATGGGAGCTGCTTCCACGGGCAATGGGGAGAGGGGAACCGGCTCGATCATGGGCATAGATTACCGCCGAAAGCCAATGCGACAATTGCTCAAAAGAGCTGGGGGCTCCGGCGTGCCAACCAGGCAGGGAGCACTGGGACGGAAAACGAAAGGGAGATCTATGGCATCCGCTCAAGGAAACGAGCATAGGCGAGCCAGAGCGCCGTGAATCCTGCTGAAACACACAGCAAGTTTCGTGTTTCTGGAACATTGAAGTCTGACTCCCAAGGTATCTCATTTCATCTGGCCGAAAGCACAATGCTGCTGGTCATGAGACCTGAAGGAATTTGGACTAGACGGCATGGGTGCTGGAGGATGCGTCAATTGATCAAACTCCAGAAATGAGATGTGACATTTTGGCGTAGATTCTGGCAGACTTGCCACGCTTTGCCATGATCCTACGTTCCTCCTGCTTGCTGCTTCTCATTTCTGCCTCGCTTGCGCAGGCGGATGTCCCTTCCTCCGTCAAAGCCCTCCTGGCCGTCGGCCGGGAGGGGCAGGGCAATGAGGATGCGAGTGAGGCTTGGCGAGATCTCGTGAAAGCGGGGCCGCAAGGGCTGCTTTCCATCGTAGAGGCGGCTGGTAAGGGCAACGTCGTGGCGGACAACTGGTTGCGCATGGCTGCGACCGTGATCGCGGACGAGGCCCTGGAGGCCAAGAAGCCTTTGCCCGTAGCGGAGTTGGAGAGCTTTCTGCGGGACACCCGCCATGCATCAGCTGCCCGATCGATCGCGTTTGACGTCATTCAGCACGTGGATCCAGCCAGGGCGAATGCGATTGAGCCGACCCTGATCAGTGATCCCGCCCAGGAACTGCGACGCGGTGCCGTGCAGCGTTTGATCGTGGCCGGGAAGGAAAAGGCGGACGCCAAAGACGAAGCGGCGGCAAAGAGCACCTACCAGGCGGCTCTGGATGCTGCCCGTGACGAGGATCAGGTGAAAGTGATCGCAGAAGCGCTGACTAAGCTGGGTGTGGAGGTGGATCTGCCCAAGCACTTCGGCTTCATCACGAAATGGAACGTGATTGGGCCGTTCGACAATGCGCAGCGCGCAGGGTTTGACGCGGTGTATCCGCCGGAAAAGGAGATCAAGCTCGATGCGAAGTATGCGGGCAAAGGGGCGGAAGTGGCCTGGCAGCCCTTTGAGACCAAGCATGAGTACGGCAAGCTGGATTTCAACAAACCGCTCACGATGCTGAAAGACGCCACGGCTTACGCGGTGAGCGCGTTTGATTCCGCCACGGACCGGGATGCCGAGATACGGCTGGGCTGCAAAAATGGCTGGAAGGTGTGGCTCAACGGAGAGTTGCTGTTTGGACGGGACGAGTACCATCGCGGAGCGCAGATGGATCAGTACACTCTGAAATGCCGGCTTAAGAAGGGTGCCAACACCATCCTGGTGAAGTGCTGCCAGAACGAGCAAAAGGAGCAATGGACCGTGGAATGGGAGTTCCAGCTTCGGGTCTGTGACGCGGCCGGAACCGCCATCATTGCCAGCAATCCTTGAATCCCTATTTCCTGTATCCCGATGACTTGTAAAGTTTCCTCGATCTCAAAGGCCGCCTTTGTTTCCGGCTTGCTGGCGATGGCGGCCCCAGCCTCTGTCTGGGCGTCTGACTGGCCCCAGTTCCGCGGTCCCAACAGCGCGGCCTATCTGGCAGAGGCAAAGATGCCTGCTGCCCCCAAGGTGGAGTGGTCCGCAGAGCTGCCGGGGAGGGGGCTGTCGAGCCCCATCATCGTGGGTGACAAAGTCTATGTCACGGCTTCCAGCGGGCCCAAGCAGGAGCGGTTGCACGTTATCGCCTTCAATGCCAATGACGGCAGCAAGGTGTGGGAGCGTCAGCTCCGGGCTACGGGCCGGACGATGAGCCATGGCAAGACCTGTGTGGCGGCTCCGACACCGTGCAGTGATGGCAAACGGGTGGTGGCGCTTTGGTCATCGAATGATCTGGCAGCATTTGATCTGGAGGGGAACCTGCTTTGGGTTCGAGGGCTTACGGTGGACTACGCGAATGCGAGCAACAGCCTGGGCATGTCCTCCTCTCCCATCATCGTGGGTGAGACGGTGGTGACCGTCATCGAGAACGACAGTGAGAGTTACACGCTGGGCATCGACGTGACCACGGGGCGCAACCTGTGGAAGCTGGAGCGCCCCAAGGCGGCCAACTGGAGCAGTCCGATTGTGTGGCAGCCCGATCCTGCCAGTCCCCCTGTGGCCGTGCTGCAATGCAAGGACGGGCTCATGGGCGTGGATCCCGCCACCGGGAGCAGACTGTGGGAGTACAAGGACGGGGCATCCACCATGTCCTCCAGCGTGGCGGCCAATGGCGTGATCTACGCCGCCTCCAAAGGCATCACTGCCATCCAGCCGGCCAAGACGGGGGGCGACCCCGCCCAGATCTGGCGGTCTGAGCAGATGAATGCCGCCACTGGCAGCCCGGTGGTGATGGGGGACAAAGTCTTTATCATCAATAGCGCCGGCGTGCTGGCCGTGGCCGACGCGAAGACTGGTGAGCGTGGGTGGAAACTCCGTCTCAAAGGCCCCTTCAGCGGATCTCCCGTGGGCGCAGGCAATCTGCTGGCCGCCGTGGGAGAGAAAGGCCTGCTGCAGATCGTGGACGTGACTGCGCCAGAAGGTGCGGTCGTGGGATCCTTGGATTTCAAAGATGAACTGGCCGATAAGGAACTGATCCTGTGCACGCCGTCGCTCAGTGGCGGGAAGATCTTCGTACGCAGTGACCGCAAGCTTTGGAAGGTGGGCGGGTAGATCAGTGATTTAGTAATGCAGTGATTCGGTGGGTCAGTAAAGCAGGCGGTTGGCGTGGAGGTGCAAACCTCTATTGATGTCAATTTTTGGGTAGTCCGACGGTCCCTGTCGGCTCAGGGGACGCATGGATGCAGCTTCCCTCGACTGAGAGCCTCGTAGCCTCCCCACTCGTTGCATGCTGTCCCGGCATGCGCTATGTCCTCCGCGACATGGCATCCTCCTTTGCACCCAAGAAAAGCCTCGGCCAGAATTTCCTCCACGACGCGGGAATCGCGAAATGGATTGCGGACGAGATCAAGCCCGATGGCGCGCCCCTCGTGGTGGAGATCGGTCCGGGGCAGGGGGCGATGACGACGCATCTGGTGGGGCGGGCAGCGAAGACACTCCTTCTTGAGAAGGACAATACCCTGGCGGCGGACCTGAAGGTGAAATTCGAAGGCCGGGAGGATGTGGAGGTCTGGCATGGGGATGCCACCCGGTTTGACCTGCGCCCTCTGTTCAAGTTTGGCGGGGTGAAGGTGATTGGAAACCTGCCCTACTCCATGGGAGGCGAGATCCTGCGCCATGTGCTGACACCACCGACCCCGGTGACTGAGGCGGTGTTTATGCTCCAGAAGGAGGTGTGCCAGCGTCTCGCGGCCGATCAGGAGGACGACGCCTACGGCGGTCTGAGCCTGGTGGTGCAGCATGACTGGGAGGTCGAGATTCGGCGCATCATTCCGCCGGAGGTGTTCAAGCCCCGCCCCAAGGTGGATTCCGCGATTGTCCGGCTTACTCCGCGGCCGCCAGGAGATCTGCCAGTGCATGACCGTGCGGTATTTGATCGCCTGGTGCGCATGGGTTTTTCCCAGCGGCGGAAGCAGTTGAAGAATCTCTTGCCGGAATGTCCCGGCGGGTGGGACAGCCTGATGGGTAGCCTGAGCAAGCCGCTTACCGTTCGGGCCGAGGAACTAACGCTTTGGGACTGGGTGGCGTTGACCCGGCACTATGAAGGGCGTCATGAGGAGGATCGCGGGCAGAAGGCGAGCGAAATCTTTGACGTGGTGGATGAGAACAACGTGGTGATTGGCCAGGCTCCGCGTGGCGAGGTGCATGCCAAGGGGCTGAAGCATCGGGCAGTGCACATCTTTGTCTTTAACAAGCACGGCGAACTCTGGCTTCAGAAGCGGTCGCATCTGAAGGATGTGCACCCGTTGACCTGGGACAGCAGCGCCGCGGGACATCTGGACAGCGGCGAAGACTATGCCACCTCGGCCGCACGGGAGCTACAGGAGGAAATCGGCATCAGCGCCCCGACCCGGTGTGTGGCCACGATCCCGGCGTGCGAGGCCACAGGCTGGGAGTTTGTGGAGCTGCATGTTGCGGAGCACAATGGGCCCATGAAATATGCGCCAGATGAGATCGCCACAGGATTGTTTTTTCGAGTGGAAGAAATTCAGGCCTGGATCGAAACCCGACCGCAGGATTTTGCGACGGGGTTCATTGAGTGTTTCGCGCGGTGGCGGAAGTTGTAGGCCGTGGCGGAGCGTTTGTGGAACTTCTTTGGAGTTCGGGGTTCCTATGTGGCCTACCCGGGGTGGCGGGTTGGGGCTCGCCTGACCTGGGGCTATTTTGTATCACGCCGTTGGCGTGAGGGATCGGAGCAATGGGGCGACCGGGTGATGGGGCGACCGGATGATGGGACGACCGGATGATGGGACGACCGGATGATGGGACGACCGGATGATGGGACGACCGCATGATGGGACGACCGCATGATGGGACGACCGCATGATGGGACGACCGCATGATGGGACGACCGCATGATGGGACGACCGCATGATGGGGCGAGCGTGCGATGGGGCGACCTGGCTGGGTGGGGCTGGACAAATGAGACCATGTGAGGCCGTGTCAGCCGGGGATCTGGGGGTATGATTTGGGCGATGATGTCGAGATGTGGTTCCCGGCGGGGCGCGTCGGCGGTTAGCCATGCGGAAAGCATCACTCGTGGCTGGTGGGCTAGAGATGCAGGGACTTTTGCCCGACGTTGACAGTTTGCCCTCGGCCTGTCAGCTTCGCGGCATGAGCATCCGTACGCGCCGCCAATTTCTCCATCAGTCTGTTGCCACTGCCGCTGGGGCCTTGGGGCTTTCCGCGTTTGCTCAGCAGGTGAAGCCTCAGGGGGAGAACATCTCCTTTGGTCTGGTGACCTACATGTGGGGCGCCGAGTGGGATATTCCCACCATCATCGCGAACCTTACCCAGCTCGGCATTTCTGGCGTGGAGCTGCGCGTGGATCATGCTCACAAAGTTTCTCCCACCCTGAGCCCGGAGCAGCGGAGCGAGGTGAAGAAGCAGTTCACTGACGGGGGTATTGAAATCGTGGGAATGGGCACGAATGCGGCCTTTGATTCCCCGGACAAAGGCAAGCTTTTGACGAACCTGGATGTGGCCAAACAGTACATCAAACTCAGCCACGACATCGGTGGTAGCGGGGTGAAAGTGAAGCCGGACCAGCTTCATGAAAAGGAAGGCGTGCCGAAGGAGAAGACTCTGGAACAGATCGGCAAGTCGCTTGCGGAACTCGGTGATTTTGCGCTTGGTTTCGGCCAGGAGATCCGTCTGGAGGTGCACGGTCAGGTGACCGCGTTGCCAGACATCAAGAAGGTCATGGAGATTGCGTCCGCGGACAACGTGCGCGTCTGTTGGAACTCGAACCCGGCCGATCTGGAGGGCGAAGGTCTCGAGAAGAACTTCGCGCTCGTGAAGGAGTATCTGGGCAAGACGACCCATGTGCGTCCTCTGGGCGATGAGAAGTACCCCTTTGCCAAGCTGATCAAGCTGCTGGTGGAAGCGGACT contains these protein-coding regions:
- a CDS encoding DUF7133 domain-containing protein, which encodes MSLRFKLLPALSALLTTTSLLSAPASPPSGSHFSFEGDGFDTWTEEGSAFGRGPAAGKVPGMNGTVTGFAGHAFACSGHGGDPATGTLTSPEIAITGGHLHFLVAGGNQPGKTAVQLLVDGKVVQEATGQNSLQLRQVTWDLSPWQGRKGQLRIVDQATGGWGLIVADEFVFSPDKNLVIKVESPKKAGSDENAIELVSTPVIPGNSIPKGTSIQIFATHEGEKVTSPTAFAFDEKGALYVAETHRFRFGIHDDRNNRYWYLDDIASQTTADRRAMHEKWKAKVPLESMTEKSEVIRKLVDENGDGKADKMTVYADGFNDLLDGTAAGVFAHEGRVYFACIPKIYSLLDKDGDGKADQRDIIEDGFGVRVSLSGHDLNGFVLGMDGRIYGTVGDRGFSFTTKEGVSYKSPDQGAIFRFEPDGSNFEVVHTGLRNPKELAFDEYGNGISVDNNSDQGDPARVVYMMEGADSGWRMQHQALHTFRDDIGLPERPISPWMTERMAETRNPSQPAYIVPPVGAITSGPSGLTYHPGSGFLESEKGRFLVCDYRANAASSGIWSFKVTRDGAGMKFEDPYKFNWGVCPTDVEYSYDGRLFVSDFISGWESHDAGRIYAITADSEKNAGRTPDVAKLMAEGFTQRSQDELAGLLQHADQRVRLRAQIALAAKDGSTPLLVKASQDQDHLLTRLHGIWGLGIRARKTGDAAAATTLVALLKDQDAEVRAQAAHVLGEVKGTPPASLLPLLSDSSNRVRGFAAISLGRLKSKEAWAPLIEVLVQNGDADLYLRHAAIMGLLGAGGEAEFAALKSHHAPAVRMAAVIALRRLHSQELAGFLVDAEPRIIDEAIRAIHEEKVDAARPALNALLDAYIGPDAAKARKLSPMIARRVIHSAFRTGGKENADRLIKLAAQKSFDLDQRKEALRLLLQWPQPHPVDQSLGRLDPKPARDPKEVAPVLEAGIPALLAAEETLLAPTLKLVEDLHLSRSAFTEADLRRIITTRTLPAAARATALELWIAGKPKDADSLLVELSTDSADEVAAAALTDLAKTSPEKALAGATQALKSKSVTRRQSAWTVLATIPGEAAAQLIAKGVQDIPSPQSDKESQLEILEAAAKRGEPAVKAALSAYESGLNPADLLAKWMPALYGGNAERGGGLFFSHGSAQCFRCHRAGEGGHDAGGDAGPNLAGVGGKHDRLYFLEALMNPGAKVAPGYGMVFLTLKDGGSVGGVLQNETPDAYEILVAPDLWSVKKADVATASPPVSAMPPMSVFLNAHEARDIVAWLSTLKKPLKGEAKKLEAKPYKKTKD
- a CDS encoding PQQ-binding-like beta-propeller repeat protein; amino-acid sequence: MTCKVSSISKAAFVSGLLAMAAPASVWASDWPQFRGPNSAAYLAEAKMPAAPKVEWSAELPGRGLSSPIIVGDKVYVTASSGPKQERLHVIAFNANDGSKVWERQLRATGRTMSHGKTCVAAPTPCSDGKRVVALWSSNDLAAFDLEGNLLWVRGLTVDYANASNSLGMSSSPIIVGETVVTVIENDSESYTLGIDVTTGRNLWKLERPKAANWSSPIVWQPDPASPPVAVLQCKDGLMGVDPATGSRLWEYKDGASTMSSSVAANGVIYAASKGITAIQPAKTGGDPAQIWRSEQMNAATGSPVVMGDKVFIINSAGVLAVADAKTGERGWKLRLKGPFSGSPVGAGNLLAAVGEKGLLQIVDVTAPEGAVVGSLDFKDELADKELILCTPSLSGGKIFVRSDRKLWKVGG
- the rsmA gene encoding 16S rRNA (adenine(1518)-N(6)/adenine(1519)-N(6))-dimethyltransferase RsmA, producing the protein MASSFAPKKSLGQNFLHDAGIAKWIADEIKPDGAPLVVEIGPGQGAMTTHLVGRAAKTLLLEKDNTLAADLKVKFEGREDVEVWHGDATRFDLRPLFKFGGVKVIGNLPYSMGGEILRHVLTPPTPVTEAVFMLQKEVCQRLAADQEDDAYGGLSLVVQHDWEVEIRRIIPPEVFKPRPKVDSAIVRLTPRPPGDLPVHDRAVFDRLVRMGFSQRRKQLKNLLPECPGGWDSLMGSLSKPLTVRAEELTLWDWVALTRHYEGRHEEDRGQKASEIFDVVDENNVVIGQAPRGEVHAKGLKHRAVHIFVFNKHGELWLQKRSHLKDVHPLTWDSSAAGHLDSGEDYATSAARELQEEIGISAPTRCVATIPACEATGWEFVELHVAEHNGPMKYAPDEIATGLFFRVEEIQAWIETRPQDFATGFIECFARWRKL
- a CDS encoding sugar phosphate isomerase/epimerase family protein, which translates into the protein MSIRTRRQFLHQSVATAAGALGLSAFAQQVKPQGENISFGLVTYMWGAEWDIPTIIANLTQLGISGVELRVDHAHKVSPTLSPEQRSEVKKQFTDGGIEIVGMGTNAAFDSPDKGKLLTNLDVAKQYIKLSHDIGGSGVKVKPDQLHEKEGVPKEKTLEQIGKSLAELGDFALGFGQEIRLEVHGQVTALPDIKKVMEIASADNVRVCWNSNPADLEGEGLEKNFALVKEYLGKTTHVRPLGDEKYPFAKLIKLLVEADYEGWVLMEANTKVEDKVKALGEQKALFDKYLADARKVS